One stretch of Juglans microcarpa x Juglans regia isolate MS1-56 chromosome 3D, Jm3101_v1.0, whole genome shotgun sequence DNA includes these proteins:
- the LOC121255272 gene encoding probable polygalacturonase At3g15720, translating to MMQALHFNNCNGLQLTKLRHLNSPRNHISISSCDGVHISHLNIFAPEESPNTDGIDISTSRNIEINNSVIQTGDDCIAINEGSSYINISSVACGPGHGISIGSLGQNGKYETVEEVHVRDCNFTGTQNGARIKTWKGGSGYARKITFENIRVRNSQNPIIIDQNYDPFGTNSGSQKAVKVSDVTFKDVRGTAAKELAIDLICSPMGCTNIILDEIDIQSSIPGKRTYSRCDNVHGTARACNPVVPCVTSS from the exons atGATGCAGGCTCTTCATTTTAATAATTGCAATGGTCTCCAACTAACTAAATTAAGGCATCTCAACAGTCCAAGAAATCACATAAGCATAAGTAGCTGCGATGGCGTCCACAtttctcatcttaatatttttgCACCTGAGGAAAGTCCAAACACCGATGGTATTGACATCTCTACTTCGCGCAATATCGAAATCAATAATTCCGTGATTCAAACAG GTGATGATTGCATTGCTATCAATGAAGGCTCGTCGTATATTAACATATCTAGTGTTGCATGTGGACCGGGCCATGGAATAAG CATTGGAAGCCTTGGACAAAATGGAAAATACGAGACAGTAGAAGAAGTGCACGTCCGAGATTGCAATTTCACGGGAACACAAAATGGAGCAAGAATCAAGACATGGAAG GGTGGAAGTGGGTATGCTAGGAAGATCACTTTTGAAAATATCAGAGTCCGAAATTCCCAAAATCCCATTATTATTGACCAGAACTACGACCCTTTTGGCACGAATTCCGGTAGCCAG AAAGCAGTGAAGGTGAGCGACGTGACATTCAAAGATGTGCGAGGAACAGCTGCTAAAGAGTTAGCAATTGATCTGATTTGCAGCCCCATGGGATGCACCAACATTATATTGGATGAAATTGACATACAGTCATCCATTCCTGGAAAGAGGACTTATTCCCGCTGCGACAATGTCCATGGAACAGCCAGAGCCTGCAATCCTGTTGTTCCATGCGTAACTAGTTCATGA